A window from Malania oleifera isolate guangnan ecotype guangnan chromosome 7, ASM2987363v1, whole genome shotgun sequence encodes these proteins:
- the LOC131160757 gene encoding uncharacterized protein LOC131160757, which yields MDSKGKDIVIKGDTFSEDDANASAVLRNIARQARKENKRDSREQDQPVVDRGCTFQQFTQANLSVFAGGPNPIVVEDWVQEIEKLLRVLECTKEQNVKYATYKLVGEVKRWWRLAKLVEQQRPGPMAITWSWFKEVFFDRYFPVVTRTIKQYAAKFVELSHFAPHMVSNESLKAQIFERGLRQSIRVQVVALLT from the exons aTGGATTCCAAGGGAAAAGATATTGTAATTAAAGGGGATACCTTTAGTGAGGATGATGCTAATGCTTCAGCAGTGCTGCGAAATATAGCGCGGCAAGCTAGAAAGGAGAATAagagggactctagagagcaaGATCAGCCAGTGGTTGATAGGGGTTGCACATTTCAGCAGTTCACCCAGGCGAACCTATCGGTGTTTGCAGGTGGACCGAACCCGATCGTAGTCGAAGATTGGGTTCAAGAAATAGAGAAGCTGTTGCGGGTGTTGGAGTGCACTAAGGAGCAAAATGTGAAGTATGCCACTTACAAATTAGTGGGGGAAGTAAAGAGATGGTGGCGATTGGCGAAACTGGTGGAGCAGCAACGCCCAGGGCCGATGGCTATCACTTGGAGCTGGTTCAAGGAAGttttcttcgacaggtatttcccTGTTGTGACCCGAACAATTAAG caatatgcggccaagtttgtggagctatcccACTTTGCTCCACACATGGTCTCGAACGAGTCGCTGAAGGCACAGATATTTGAGAGGGGACTAAGACAGAGCATACGCGTGCAAGTGGTGGCATTGTTGACTTAG
- the LOC131160087 gene encoding tRNA (guanine(9)-N1)-methyltransferase, which translates to MKFIFLSRVTNYHPFLEKKKSIRQQDFPWVLTPSAALPMSLNAHFPSLPRFAGPVCPFHRLSSFRLRLDPHACTQAPTMEAIIPTEPPAADTQSSGDRASPPPPQTMSKNAQKKLLKQQRFEARKAEKKAAMKERKREEGKRKRREWAEMLASMSEAEREKKIEARRGLRKERMEKRAEEREGKIQRLTEAKEHGQNVVVDLEFAHLMTPSEIHSLVQQIMFCYAVNGRCTSPVHLWLTGCQGEIESQLKMVSGFDKWIIEKENRSYIEALQDQKEHLVYLTADAETILEELDSKKIYIVGGLVDRNRWKGITMKKAKDQGIQTAKLPIGNYLKMSSSQVLTVNQVIEILLQFLKTGDWKTAFFRVIPQRKRCEAHSDECQEVGGLGNKERDDQVERKKKCIEFSSLGEETH; encoded by the exons ATGAAATTTATTTTCCTAAGTAGAGTTACAAATTATCAtccatttttggaaaaaaaaaaaagcatacgTCAACAAGATTTTCCATGGGTCCTAACACCCTCCGCAGCCCTCCCAATGTCACTAAACGCCCACTTCCCCTCCCTCCCTAGATTCGCCGGACCAGTGTGCCCCTTCCACAGACTCTCCTCCTTTCGCCTCCGGCTCGACCCTCACGCTTGCACACAAGCTCCAACTATGGAGGCCATCATCCCAACAGAACCACCGGCTGCCGATACCCAATCCAGTGGCGACCGCGCTTCCCCTCCTCCTCCCCAAACGATGTCGAAGAACGCTCAAAAGAAGCTGTTGAAGCAGCAGAGGTTCGAAGCGAGGAAGGCGGAGAAGAAGGCGGCGATGAAGGAGCGCAAGAGGGAGGAGGGGAAACGGAAGCGCCGGGAGTGGGCGGAGATGCTGGCGAGCATGTCGGAGGCGGAGAGGGAAAAGAAGATCGAGGCTCGGAGAGGGCTCAGGAAGGAGAGGATGGAGAAGCGGGCTGAGGAGAGGGAGGGGAAGATCCAGAGGCTCACCGAAGCTAAAGAACACGGCCAGAACGTCGTCGTCGACCTTGAGTTCGCGCATCTTATGACGCCTAGTGAGATTCACAGCCTCGTTCAGCAG ATAATGTTTTGTTATGCAGTAAATGGAAGATGTACTTCCCCTGTCCATCTTTGGCTAACTGGATGCCAGGGAGAAATAGAGAGCCAGTTGAAAATGGTCTCAGGATTTGATAAGTGGATAATTGAGAAAGAAAATAGGTCATATATTGAAGCCTTGCAGGATCAGAAGGAGCATCTAGTATATCTCACAGCGGATGCAGAAACAATTTTGGAAGAACTTGAttcaaagaaaatatatattGTCGGTGGATTAGTGGATCGAAACCGGTGGAAAGGGATAACCATGAAGAAAGCAAAAGACCAAGGAATCCAAACAGCCAAACTACCAATAGGGAATTACTTAAAGATGTCCAGCTCACAG GTTCTTACTGTGAACCAAGTGATAGAGATACtccttcagttcttgaaaacagGGGATTGGAAGACTGCATTCTTTCGGGTTATTCCTCAGAGGAAGAGATGTGAGGCTCATTCAGACGAATGCCAAGAAGTGGGAGGGCTTGGAAACAAAGAGAGAGATGATCAAGTTGAGAGGAAAAAGAAATGTATTGAATTCTCTTCCCTGGGTgaggaaactcattga
- the LOC131159686 gene encoding protein C2-DOMAIN ABA-RELATED 11, producing the protein MEDQLGLLKVIVVQGRRLVIRDFKSSDPYVVVKLGNQTAKTKVINSCLNPVWNEELSIPLTEPVGALNLQVFDKDRFKPDDKMGHAHLSLQPILVAARLKRILGVSSGETTLRKVVPDSDNCLVRESSVCCINGEVVQDVWLRLCGVESGEIELKLKLINPPVGSSK; encoded by the exons ATGGAGGATCAGCTGGGCCTGCTTAAAGTAATTGTTGTGCAAGGGAGAAGGTTGGTGATAAGGGATTTCAAAAGTAGCGATCCTTATGTAGTAGTCAAGCTGGGAAATCAG ACTGCAAAGACCAAGGTGATAAACAGTTGCCTTAATCCTGTATGGAATGAAGAACTAAGTATCCCCCTCACTGAACCTGTTGGAGCTCTAAACTTG CAAGTGTTTGATAAAGACCGTTTCAAGCCAGATGACAAAATGGGACATGCACATCTCAGCCTTCAACCGATACTGGTTGCTGCTAGATTGAAGCGGATCTTAGGGGTTTCTTCCGGCGAGACGACATTGAGGAAAGTTGTACCGGACAGTGACAACTGTCTTGTAAGGGAAAGCTCAGTTTGTTGTATAAATGGTGAGGTTGTGCAGGATGTTTGGCTGAGACTTTGTGGAGTGGAGTCTGGGGAGATAGAGCTGAAGCTTAAGTTGATCAACCCTCCAGTTGGTTCCTCAAAATAG